Genomic segment of Microcebus murinus isolate Inina chromosome 14, M.murinus_Inina_mat1.0, whole genome shotgun sequence:
AATGAAGTGGTGGCAGATTCCTTGTTCCATCCTTTGGGCTTCTGGGTCCTTCTGGGATTATACTCACGCCTTGAAACCCCCCAGCACAGCCCCAGGGCATCCTTTAGCACCTGCAGCCAGGCCAGCATTGCCACAGTCAGGGTGTGTGCCAGGCTTAGAGGACATCCATTCACTCTTAGGAAGACACCCCTGTTTATACCAAGGCCAAGGCTCTCGTGGCATCTGGGTACCCTCTTGATGTCAAGCACCACTGTATGAGGAAGCCTGGAGTTTCCACAAAAGAATCACCCCAGCTTTCTCCTTGCTCTGCTGCTGTGCAAGCCAAGGCCCTGTCCAGGGTCCTGTAGCCAGGGTGGGCACCCCAGGCTCCGGCTGGCTTCCAGGCAACCTAAATCCTAGCTCAGCCTCCTTCCCGCCATGTCCGTGCAGAAGAATCCCCTGGGAGCTggttaaaaaaatgcaaattctgagcTTTATCTCCATAAACCCCTGTGCAATCTAGGTCCAGGGAGAGAGGGGTCCAGAAATCTGCATGTTTACCCCCGTCCAGGTGTTTTCTACGCAGGTGGTCACTGGTGCTGACTTTGGGAAACATCACACTGTAAAATAAGACGGATCCTGCAGTTTCCAAGAtgggtatttgttttttccttcaaagaTCAGTGTCAAAGGAGTTCCTACTGGGCATGATTATGCACCTCGTAGGGTGCATGGGAACAATTATTATCGGAACTAAATTTAACCAAAATAGGAGGGACTGCATACCAAGTGAAATGGGCGCCAGGTGCGCTTCAGTTTTCTTGTGCGGAAGCTGCAGTGATGAACAATGCCGCTGGGGCAGCGGAGGGAAAATGCCACCGAAGCATGGGGCTGCCTGCTGGGACCGTGCTGGAAGCTCTCAAGCACACTGGTGCCCGGGCCTCCCTAGCCAGGGACTCTATTTTAACTGTTGGAGGAGAGGCCTGGGCATCAGGGTTGGGACGAGCTCCCGGGTGGCTGAGACCTGCTGGGGAGGAGGCCCTACCTCCCACGGCCCGCGGCAGAGCCTGGCCTCGAGGGAGTGGTGCCCAGAGTGAGCTCAAGCGTGAGGTGGCGGTTCAGCTGAACGGGAAGGCTCATGTCCCCATTCTTGAGTCAGTGCTACTGCAATGACCATCTGCGTTTTGGAAAAAAGCAGCCAgggatattttgatttttttaaaaaatgaagtaaatttttaaacgaCTCTCCTATCCATtatgtttttcctctttgttcaTCCCctgttatcttaaaaaaaaaaatccacatataagatGATGGATATTATCACGAAAAACAAACCAGCCATTTCTCTTCCCATGCCTGACAGTGAGGTCACAAAGCCCCTCGGATGGCTAGGACCATACACGCTGGTCCTCCTACGGCCATGTGGACCTGCAGTGTCAAATGTCCAGCCAGAGGAGAACATTCAGTTATTTGAGGAAATGAATATTAATCAGgtcctgaagaaaagaaaaatgccaccGTGTTTGCTTATCACATTCCTTATCATATAGGGAAAGTATATACCCCAACACGTACAGGCCCTTCCTTTCCTTTAGAAAACCAGCAACCTCATGACTCCAtctgtgtttctcaaagtgtgccGCACGGATCACCTACATCAAAATCACAGGGAAGTCGGTTAAAATGCAGATGCCTGGGCCCCACCTGTGCCCTACAGAATCAGAGTCTGGAGCCTGCAGCTGTCATATCCTGGGTGAAGCTCATGCAAGTCGGGGTGTGAGAGCTGCTGCTCCGGGGGCCGAGCACCCCAGTTACGCCTTCAGACTTCCAAAGCAAAGGTTCCGTGCAAGCAGCAGGGGCCTAGTAGCTGCTGGTATCCCGGTATGACTTTGGGTCCTGTGCAGCTCCATGCAAGGGTTCATTTTAAGCACGTATCACAATGTCAAAATGGGGGCCCAGGACCTTGTTAGCATCCGCTAAGCGCTGGGGTACAGTCAGTCTCCCATGTCATTTTCTGTAGTGCGTTCTACataaacaacaaaaccaaaatgagggCAGAGGAAATTCTTCTTCCTGGTCTTGACCTGGAGAGatgctttattaaaaatcatgacACTATTTTGGACACACTAGCGATTTACTGCTGGGACATATAAGTGGCCAATTAGAAAGGATTGAAACACCTCGATCATTAAAAATACTGGTCGGAAACTCACGCGACTGGTCATTGAAACACAGCAACATTGCATCTGTCTCGGTCTCCGCCCCAACCCCAGTTCAGACGAGTTGAAATCATCTGATTGTCACTGTTTTTGCTGGGGCAGGCTTGCACACTTGGGCCTTTGGTTCCTGTTGTTTTGGTCTCTGAACTTTGATTCCTGTGATGCTAGTGGCAGGGAGTGGCGGAATAAGAGTCTACACCAGCAGAGGCGGAGGACCTAGAGGGGTCTCGGGCAGGGAGGACCTCCAGGGGTCTCAGGCAGGGAGGACCTAGAGGGGTCTCGGGCAGGGAGGACCTTGAGGGGTCTCGGGCAGGGAGGACCTCGAGGGGTCTTGGGCAGGGAGGGTGTCCAGTAACCACACTCCTTGTTGCCTTGCAGTCATGTTGACACGTCTCCCACACAAACCTGCATCCCAATCCCAGCCCGCTTCCCGAATCCCGTCTTTTATCTCCATCGAGGCTTGAACCTGTATTTGGGGGTTCTGTGGCTTGGTGGAGGTGATTATCAGAAACAGACAATCCCCATCAGCACATCATTAAATAAGCTAAGAATAGACACCCAGTGAGGAAACCAGTTCAGCAGTCGGGCCGATGTTTCCAGAATGTGCAACTTTTCATAGACAGATCTGGGTTTCCCGCGCAGAGACGGCGTCAGGCGTGCAGTAAAAAGCCCTGGACGAGAATGTCTGAGTGTCAGGAACCAAGTCCCCTGGCATCCTGGTGGCCCTCCCAAGACAGTTTACTGCCTGTTTTACAACAGGCCGCTTGAATAATCCACATCTTTTTCCATTTGCAGGAGTCTCTGGCATCGCAAAACACAAAAATGATTTCCTCCATAGTCATCTCCCAGCTGATCGATGAGAATAATAAGTCAAGAGACCGCGGGGCCGTGCTGCCCCTGCCGTGCGCCATCTCCCGGCCTCCTGCACGGCACCTGAAGCAATCTTTGGCCAACCGCAGCGGAGTCAACATTCACAGGGTGTTTGCTCTACTCCCCGGCAGATTAGGAATTCCGACACTGGCGGATGAGCGAGGACCTGAGAGAGAACTGCCGCCCAAAGAGGAGAACCCATGTGGTGGCCCCCAAAAAGGGTTTGCATCCATCACCATCACGGCCAGGCGCGTGGGCCCGCCCGCCAGCACCCTGGTGTGGGGGACCGTTGGGGGCCCGCTGTGTCCCAGGTGCGGGGCCCAGGACCCCCTGCTCCAGGACCCCCCGGCTCTGGCCGAGAGTGCCCACCCACGGCAGCACCCAGCATTCTCCAGCAACGGCTCCGCAGTCAGGCTGCAGGTTCCTGAGGCCCATGCACGGCTGTGCGAGGGGCGCGAGTACTGGGTCACCCACGTGGACGACAAAGAGACCAGGTTTTCCTCAGACGCCGCACCGCCGGGAAAGGGCCCGCTGGTGTTCAGTTCCTGTGTCCACCTCGGGGTGTCCCGGCAGTGCCCGGATTCAGCCTACTACTTACATAAGCCTCTCTCGGACCCCGCTGGGCAGCCTCAGATTGCCGGCCCCCAGACGCACAGATCCGTCCTGTCGCTCACCCTCAACTGTAGTTCCCACAGGTTGACAGCAGATGGGGCAGATGGCCTGGCGAACGGAGAGCCAATAGGCAGGGCCCTGACGCCGGAGCTCACCCAGGGAAGCCAGAGCCTCCTAGGCCCGCGCTGGGACCCAGGCGTGCAAGAGAGTCGCTTGAAGGGAAACCCATCCCTGGGGCGGGTGCATTTGGAGACTGGCCCATGCCCCTGGAGCAGCTCCCCTCCGCCGGGAAACACGGAGTTTGCAGGTGTGGGAACTAACCAGGTCACTCTAAGAAAAGGGACAGGGGACCATGCGACACGTTGTCACCCCAGCGGTCGTGCCAGCCAGCTCTCCATCCACATTCCTGGCTGGAGTTACACAGCAGGTGAGTGGCGCGTCCATCCGAAAGGGGGCGACGGGTGAACGTGCCCTGCCCGCGTGGATCTAGCGTGGGCTTCTGCTACGTGACGAACCCCAGAGGCATTTCTCCGTAGAGCCGCCTTTGACCTGCTCTGCTCAGAGTTGACAACGGCTAGCTCCGTGTCCTCGTACGAGTGGGCAGATTTTCTTAGATGAGACTTCTGTAGATTATGAGAAACCTTCCCTCACATTCTTGTTCCCGGTAGTTCCAGACCATCTGTAATGAGTAGGAAATGATCACCCCCACGGAAAGTCGATTTACACCATGCCCGAATCGCGTGTTCCGGAAACAGGATGAGAAGAACAAAATGCCATCCACCCCCAGATGTTTCATCTCTCTGGTGCCAAACATCTGCATGTTTGGAAGTGTTCAGAGTTCTGCACTTTTTGCTTTTCAATCACACATAGTCGGTATTTAGGAGTTAGTCtcataaatatcataaaatcCTTGACCACAAAATTCCATAGTGGAGTATATATGTATGAGACTGCatgcgagagagagagagagagagagagagagagagagagagagagtgagtgtgtgtgtgtgtgtgtgtgtgtgtgtagtaattACAGGACATTTTCTAACTGAGGCAAGTCAGGGACTCTCCATGCCAgacagttttctctctctctctggttgtGTCTCCCAGGGCAACACAGCCTGGAAGTGTTGTCGTTCGCAGGGCTGGGCAGAATTCCCCCAGTGGGCTGCCCTGGGGCCCCCCACCTTCGTTGGGGAATGGGAAGAGGAGGGCAGGCCTTTTATGGAGCAAAGAGACCAGAtctcattctttctctgtctAAACTTCTGATTTTCAACTTTACTTTCTGTGAGAGACCCTGGCGTATGAATTTGTGGCTTTCCgtgtggagaaaatatttaaagataaatagtAGTGAAATTGAAAATGCAGTATATGAATAGTAATTTTATGGTATAATTTTTGTCcattaaaactttattaattaataaaaatgactataaaaCATGTAAAGTATAATGTGCATAGAAATGTTAAGTgatgtaattaatttttacaaGCGTACATATATCGAACGCTCAGAGACTTTTAAGGCAATTTTGACATGGCTTTCAGATTGATTAAACCACTGTGATGCCTGAATCTTGCAGACTTACTGCAGGAAGGAAAACTCACGCAGTCATCAGCGTTTCCAAGAGAAACCCCACGTTAGTATTTAAAGAGATTGCTCAAGCTAAGCACTTCATCTTCCATCTTGGTGAAGATTCCAGAAACACACAACCTGCATCGTTGTTGCTACCCTGGTTGAAGCACATCCTTGTCTTTACACCATGTCTCATGGTGTGAAACAACAATTTGGATTTATAGTGCTTTCCAgcaaagtttctttaaaaagaaatagagccAGATCTCAAACATTCG
This window contains:
- the C14H10orf90 gene encoding (E2-independent) E3 ubiquitin-conjugating enzyme FATS isoform X3; protein product: MISSIVISQLIDENNKSRDRGAVLPLPCAISRPPARHLKQSLANRSGVNIHRVFALLPGRLGIPTLADERGPERELPPKEENPCGGPQKGFASITITARRVGPPASTLVWGTVGGPLCPRCGAQDPLLQDPPALAESAHPRQHPAFSSNGSAVRLQVPEAHARLCEGREYWVTHVDDKETRFSSDAAPPGKGPLVFSSCVHLGVSRQCPDSAYYLHKPLSDPAGQPQIAGPQTHRSVLSLTLNCSSHRLTADGADGLANGEPIGRALTPELTQGSQSLLGPRWDPGVQESRLKGNPSLGRVHLETGPCPWSSSPPPGNTEFAGVGTNQVTLRKGTGDHATRCHPSGRASQLSIHIPGWSYTAGDYTCCDLVVKIRGCKKSEDPTTPEPSPAPPAGPESPAPCEDGSEPQQTPANALTLQEALEVRKPQFISRSQERLKKLEHMAQQRRAQRKENPGQKQSLLPVRANKKQFTVPHPLSDNLFKPKERCISEKEMHMRSKRIYNNLPEVKKKKEEQRKRLILQSNRLRAEVFKKQLLDQLLQRNAV
- the C14H10orf90 gene encoding (E2-independent) E3 ubiquitin-conjugating enzyme FATS isoform X1, whose translation is MQHSGIPTKTHQKGYAARYAETAVHRTFQIKTFSTELKNHVMVMDFVKSNWFPSQRRAKVCIIRMCQGLKTAEQTASTYQIHSRLFSAPKDHSAWERNESLSNTGLRDNHYSTNDQIALKNLQSEVTEKKPHFTKESLASQNTKMISSIVISQLIDENNKSRDRGAVLPLPCAISRPPARHLKQSLANRSGVNIHRVFALLPGRLGIPTLADERGPERELPPKEENPCGGPQKGFASITITARRVGPPASTLVWGTVGGPLCPRCGAQDPLLQDPPALAESAHPRQHPAFSSNGSAVRLQVPEAHARLCEGREYWVTHVDDKETRFSSDAAPPGKGPLVFSSCVHLGVSRQCPDSAYYLHKPLSDPAGQPQIAGPQTHRSVLSLTLNCSSHRLTADGADGLANGEPIGRALTPELTQGSQSLLGPRWDPGVQESRLKGNPSLGRVHLETGPCPWSSSPPPGNTEFAGVGTNQVTLRKGTGDHATRCHPSGRASQLSIHIPGWSYTAGDYTCCDLVVKIRGCKKSEDPTTPEPSPAPPAGPESPAPCEDGSEPQQTPANALTLQEALEVRKPQFISRSQERLKKLEHMAQQRRAQRKENPGQKQSLLPVRANKKQFTVPHPLSDNLFKPKERCISEKEMHMRSKRIYNNLPEVKKKKEEQRKRLILQSNRLRAEVFKKQLLDQLLQRNAV
- the C14H10orf90 gene encoding (E2-independent) E3 ubiquitin-conjugating enzyme FATS isoform X2, whose amino-acid sequence is MALRRQWSMSRRSGEGLRDNHYSTNDQIALKNLQSEVTEKKPHFTKESLASQNTKMISSIVISQLIDENNKSRDRGAVLPLPCAISRPPARHLKQSLANRSGVNIHRVFALLPGRLGIPTLADERGPERELPPKEENPCGGPQKGFASITITARRVGPPASTLVWGTVGGPLCPRCGAQDPLLQDPPALAESAHPRQHPAFSSNGSAVRLQVPEAHARLCEGREYWVTHVDDKETRFSSDAAPPGKGPLVFSSCVHLGVSRQCPDSAYYLHKPLSDPAGQPQIAGPQTHRSVLSLTLNCSSHRLTADGADGLANGEPIGRALTPELTQGSQSLLGPRWDPGVQESRLKGNPSLGRVHLETGPCPWSSSPPPGNTEFAGVGTNQVTLRKGTGDHATRCHPSGRASQLSIHIPGWSYTAGDYTCCDLVVKIRGCKKSEDPTTPEPSPAPPAGPESPAPCEDGSEPQQTPANALTLQEALEVRKPQFISRSQERLKKLEHMAQQRRAQRKENPGQKQSLLPVRANKKQFTVPHPLSDNLFKPKERCISEKEMHMRSKRIYNNLPEVKKKKEEQRKRLILQSNRLRAEVFKKQLLDQLLQRNAV